The Euphorbia lathyris chromosome 2, ddEupLath1.1, whole genome shotgun sequence genome includes a window with the following:
- the LOC136219083 gene encoding AUGMIN subunit 4: MVKGGAQNLPADVTQLIDQLERHCLAPDGSLVSKSTFYDLQLARDEMSRERLRYLEAMAIYCEAIAMVEEFQQVVSVANLGGMRDMQGFHPQFSLKNSPQVYETLEHRLVVAEAAQKLRLPLISKDGEIHEEEIEKWSVASRSSLESTSTSVTISSSYNSANYANSSTNSTAGATNNALSVGANDSAEPGVGGVPNRFLGITPAYLWQTQLQQMPLTMEMAEYQMSLSHEIEARLKDKCDKLADAFDDDVDSSSAGQNSTSRLPERVKLIIEEIEREEVALREDLYSADRKFAEYYNVLEQILAVLIKLVKDLKLQRQHKYDELQKTWLCKRCETMSAKLRVLEHVLLLETYTQESIPALHKIRKFLVEATEEASMAYNKAVTRLREYQGVDPHFDTIARQYHDIVKKLENMQWTIHQVEMDLKRMPDHPTS, translated from the exons ATGGTGAAAGGAGGGGCTCAAAATCTACCGGCCGATGTTACTCAGTTGATTGATCAGCTCGAACGCCACTGCTTGGCCCCTGACGGATCTCTTGTCTCCAAATCCACTTTCTATGACCTCCAACTC GCGAGAGATGAAATGTCCAGGGAGAGATTGCGCTACTTAGAAGCAAtg GCAATCTACTGCGAAGCAATTGCTATGGTAGAAGAGTTTCAACAAGTAGTTTCAGTGGCTAATCTAGGAGGCATGCGAGATATGCAAGGCTTTCATCCACAATTTAGCTTGAAGAACTCACCTCag GTATATGAGACACTAGAGCATCGATTAGTTGTTGCTGAAGCAGCTCAGAAATTGAGGCTTCCTCTTATATCAAAAGATGGTGAAATTCATGAGGAGGAAATTGAAAAATGGAGTGTCGCGTCAAGAAGCTCCCTTGAAAGCACAAGTACCAGTGTCACAATCAGCTCAAGCTATAATTCAGCAAATTATGCAAATAGCTCAACAAACAGCACTGCAGGTGCAACAAATAATGCCCTTTCTGTTGGTGCTAATGATTCAGCAGAACCGGGAGTAGGTGGTGTTCCAAATCGCTTTCTTGGAATAACACCTGCTTATTTGTGGCAAACGCAGCTCCAGCAGATGCCATTAACAATG GAAATGGCAGAATACCAAATGTCTCTTTCCCATGAGATTGAGGCCCGTTTGAAGGATAAGTGCGACAAGTTAGCTGATGCATTTGATGATGATGTTG ATTCTTCATCTGCTGGTCAAAATTCAACTTCTCGGCTTCCAGAGAG GGTGAAGTTGATAATTGAGGAAATTGAAAGAGAGGAAGTTGCTCTACGGGAGGATCTGTATTCAGCGGACAGAAAATTTGCAGAATATTATAAT GTGTTAGAGCAGATACTGGCAGTGCTAATTAAGCTTGTAAAAGATTTGAAGTTGCAGCGTCAACATAAATAT GATGAACTACAAAAGACATGGTTGTGTAAGAGGTGTGAGACCATGAGTGCAAAATTAAG GGTTTTAGAACATGTTCTCCTCCTTGAAACTTACACTCAGGAGTCCATACCAGCACTTCATAAAATAAG GAAATTTCTGGTAGAGGCTACAGAAGAAGCTTCCATGGCATACAATAAAGCG GTTACACGGCTTCGTGAATATCAAGGAGTGGATCCACATTTCGACACAATTGCAAGACAATACCATGATATTGTAAAG AAATTGGAAAACATGCAATGGACAATTCATCAAGTTGAAATGGACCTGAAACGGATGCCAGATCATCCAACCTCATAG